The Spea bombifrons isolate aSpeBom1 chromosome 4, aSpeBom1.2.pri, whole genome shotgun sequence genome segment AGACTATGGTGGGGTAGGAGCCGCCATGGAGATCCGCGCTGCTCATTCTCtgtgtttttaaaatctttAGGACTCGTCTGGGACTGGAGCAGGACTCGGGGGTCGGGGGAGGCACTAAAATTCAGTGCGATCTTCTTTATGTCACAAGCAATAAGACGTCTCgcagttttcttttaaaatggatttatggaaattaaaaatatgaaaaaatgccaaggaaaaaaaaatacaaaatagctTTATTGATTGATTTCGCTCCTCAGGACTTCTTTGGACTCTTTCCAGGTCACAGGAAGTCCGGCTCGCTCGGTTCTGTGGTCTTTGGGGTTCCGAGGGGAACGGccactaaatgttttttttttattactcggATCCAATTACGTATCGAAAATAAATTGTCAAAAAACCTCGAGCTGCAGATGCCTCGTTTTATTGGGTCGGTgcctctttttttgttaaaaatgactcgtttatttactttgaaattaaaaaaaaaaaatgaaatcctttAGTCCCAAAATATTGgaatatttgtaaatgtacatttttttgttcagataattaaatgatattttatacaaagaaaTCAAACTGTTATTTAATGGTGGTTATTGCCGGTAGAATAAGTTCTGGCCACCAGGGggagtcgttggtctcgtcttagattcaggagccgtatgtctgtcccatgcatgtttaatcccctcactgtattaccctctaccacttctgctgggaggcggttccgcttattcaccaccctctcagtaacataAAACTTCTTTAATGCTGAAAGAGCTTATGCTTTCTCCATCAGTGTGACTGAGTGGGCGGACCGGCCGGCAGCGACACACAGAGGGCGGATCCGCCTGTCGGCACCCGGCggtcgctggccttaaagcgaaAGTAAAGAACAACCGGCGTGTTTTCTGAAAAATGAAGTTTTTTTGAGTAAATTCACCACCGGCTccgaaaaaataaaaccaataataaaGGTCCCCCTTTTTCTGTAACGCCTGAGGGGGGCCCTGCATTCCGagtccgcccccccccccggatcgCAGCGTATTTTCATGAAGAAAGTGTGTTTTTGGTGATTCTGTAACTAAATGCTTCGCTGGGGTGAGAGGCGGATTCTGGGATTTTAAGGACACGAAGAGAGCGAAAAACTTCAATTCCTATTAATGTTTAACCGCGAGCCGCCGGGGGCCGGACGTTCCTACCCAATGACATCAGGGGGGGGGTGAAAGGTAAAGTCTAGCGGGCCGGagattaacccattgtgtgctgGAGGAGATCTTTCGATGCAGTTTGTGCCGCAGAATGAAGACTCAGTgagaaaaaactttatttatttgcagCAGAAATCTAAATCTCATTATTAAAACGTTTAATTTCCGGCATGCAGGGGAGGGCGACTTTTTTTTAACGCCTGgtcctcaaagggttaatttgtcaAAAGGAATCACAGTCTGGGAATGAGTGGCGTCTGTTTAACCCTCTTACATCATAACCCATGTCATAGTCCGACTCGAAACCTCCAAATAAAATGAGGTCGGTGCTCCAATGGGACGTCACGCCTAATGTCACATGTCGTATTACCTGTAGGTGGAGCTAAAGTTTCAGGAATTTGATGCattcaattatatttgtatcgaaatgttactttttatatCGTGGGAATTAGAATAACATTTTGGGCTCGTGTTATATGAAGCGCGTCACATGATTCTCTGCGCATGAATAGAATTAAAATGAGACACTGACAGTGACTGAGCTGGCATTAGAAGTCAACCATGCGCTGCCCCTCCCCTGCATTATGGTAACTCCTCCCCTGCGGAACCATGCACTGCTTTCTCCGATCCTACAGGGGTTTTTTGGTGCAGAAGACATTGAGCCGGGTCTCTTAGTCGCTGTACGCCGGAGCTCTCCTTTCCCTGTAAAGATTCATCTCCCTCTTGACTTGAACTACAACTCTTCTGACTCTCAGCCGGCTCCCTGAGTGCTGAATGTTGAAATATCCCAATATTTCCACCTCTTAGGGGGGTATGAAACCGTCTCAAACTCAATTTCACTCCGTGGGTGCAGGATATAATTCAGTGTCAGCCGCTCTAAAGGTTAATTTTCAGTTTATATTGACAACCCTGATAGTTTTAGGGATAGCCTGCCTGCAGCTCggcccatccggcccccgtctagtcgcccgtttctcctgctgtaacgactcaaaccttaatcagtcgttggtctcgtcttagattcaggagccgtatgtctatcccatgcatgtttaataccctcactgtattaccctctaccacttctgctgggaggttgctccgcttatctaccaccccctttCTTACAATTTATCACAGATTCCTGTGTATTTACAGCATACATCATACGTTGGGACATCAGCCTGGGGGTGACATTGAACTTTATTTTGGAAGTCACACATTTAACTGTTTGTGCACTGAGAGCAACAAATCACTTTTCGCTGCTCTGCTAAACTCCCtggcatgtaaagggttaattcacAAACTCAGACTAAACGAAAccgttgtggttttttttacggGGTTAAAAGCGTTCACAGATCTGACATCGCTGGCTTTGCAGGTAATTCTTGCCCTCCGGCTGCCTGCCGGGAATCAGGGGCGGATTCACTAAACGGAAAGGTTTCTAATTTCTCCGTGATTTAAGGAAGTTATTTTGGAATCCGCCCCGCCTTCCCGAGTCATTTCAACAAAAGAAGCAGGAAATCAGCGACCCCTCGGTGCGGATCCGGCACCCGGGGCAGGTAGAGCCGAGACACCTGAGCTCAGAATCTGCTCCAGTGAAGCGAGGGTTATCCGGGCGCCGGGGCCACGAGGCGTGCGATCTACGGACCTGCGCAAGGTTAGTAAATAACGCTCGGTCTGGAACGTGCCCGGATCTGCTAAATACCTGTGATCCTCTACAGCGAGACGCTTATAACAAATCCATCGTGCAGGGAGACCGCGCTGACCTGTGAGAGACGCCTGAATACATAGACGggaagttacaacaagagaccgcaatctaacactagagagtccgagactgagatggaacggaaggaagttttactttactgagagggtggtagatacgagGAACAGtcccccagcagaggtggtagaggctaatacagtgcgggtattaaacacgcatgggatagacatacggctcctgaatctaagacgagaccaacgactgattaaggtttgagtctttacagcaggagaaacgggcgactagacgggggccgccgggggcctcAGCACCGCTCCAGTGACTCGGAGATACTCAGTGACGACCCGGAGAGCCCCGAGGCACCGGCGCttaacccagagtctccgggcgaAAGCCTGAGAGTTGGCAGGTATCAGTCCTAAGATACAGGAGACTATAAGGGGGGCGCCTGCTGTACTCAGTACTTCCTAAAATATATTCCGGCCAATCAGTCCTCCCCGTGAACGGCGCCGATTTCCGCCGCGTtgccttttcttattttttttttgctgagccAGCGCCCCCCCCCATTGATAAAATCCCCGGAGTCTCCGTTTTTCTCgtatctttgcttttttttttatgtatttcaccCGACGTTTATTCCGCGAATCCCCGGCGAGCCCAATGCTGTAATTAGGAAGTACGGTTGCCGTAGCGCGGACCTTTTGTCCACAAACTTGtcaggttaatttaattaaaacgcTAAGAAAATCTCCAAACCGGCGTAAAAGGTTCAAAGCGTTTAACCCCCGGAGGGAAGGTTTCCATCCGAGAGCCAATCGAGCGGCTGGTTAGCGAGAGTCTGCGAGGGGAGCAGGAGATCGATCAGCGGGGGTTTTATTAAAGTCTTAATTAATTGCGTGCCGGTTTTGGGTACTATCGTTTGtggggggggtcgggggggAGTCCTCAACATGCGCGAGGCTACCTTCCTGATTGGCAGTAAAGGGGTCGCGCCCCGGGCTTCGGTAAATAAACATAGTTTCCATGGTAACGAGATTTAGACAGCCGTGTGAGCAAGGCTCTTTGAACTTTAAAACTTTGATTTTcctgcttttcattttttttttaatgtaacgaaaaatggtgaaaaaaatcgaaaattaaaaggaatattttctctttttttctgtaaatttgtGAAAATATCGACGGGGGCGGGGAAATAGTTATTATTAGtttggaataaatataaatattacgtTTTATTCCCTGTGAAAAAACTACCTgaataattaacatttattgtCACCTTTACTGTATCTCCATAAACCTAAAACTTCTGAATCTTACACCTTCCAAGTGCCCCTGTTTACTTTTACCAGTCCCTTTTTGTCTcctcccctgttgcccctctctcctcccctgatgcccctcttttctaggagtcagaatgtttgctggggatgaggggatcgcagggttctacagccctaaaagccccgataatgtgtatagaaacagcaggaaacggctttataaattaaacggggtgaataaaccccattattcttcttctaaatgcccccctcagttacacaaatacccagcgATGGGGCTCAAAGTCAGAGCTGAGGAAAGAGGAGTTCACGATCCTCGGAGGCGGGATCAGCAGAAGTCATCCGTCCTGCGAGGAAATACTGGAGGCCAGCGGGGAGAATCGGGTTTTCTTCCGCTTACTTCCTTTTTATCCGCAGATCGTTAGAAATCTTTCTCCGGACTCCGTGGACGACCGCCGGCCGTGCGATACGCGGAGCGCCAGCCATGGAAGCCGTCGACTTTGAGCAGTTAGCCGAGATCGGTGAGGATCTGTGAGACTCGGGAGCCGTTGATGCTGATTTGATATCAGAGTCGCAGACGTTCCGGTTCAGAATTCtgatggaattaaaaaaaaaacgtatttttggGATCTTTGGGCAGAAATGTGATTAATTTCCATCGATTTCGGGGAATCCTTTCTCTGGGGGTCTTTAAAGCTTCATTTCTAGCAATGTTTCCAAAATATTAGAGGGATTTTTATCAGCGGCCCTCCTCGCTCTCTGTGACTCTTCTAGAGCTGCAGAAAGATGAGGAAGATCTCGCGAGTCTCGGCCACGACGAGCCAGCGGCCCCCGGCCCCCGCGACCCCGCCGACGTCAGCCTTACTCACCCGTTTTACGACGTCGCCCGCCACGGCATCATCCACGTAGCTGGTAAGTCGCTTCAAACATTCCATTTAAACGCGCGTTTTTGGTGTCATAAAACCAGTTTTTTTGTCCCGTACCGTTACCcatcgccccccccccgtacaTCACGCTTACCCCCGGGGTTGGAATTTACCCCTGGCGTCATGTGACTCCAAGGGCTGAGCCCACCCAGTGCTGCCCTCCAAGCCTCGCGCCGTCCTCGGAGCCCCCTTTCCCTGATGCCGTCTTAGGCCGTCGGTTCTGGTTCTGTCGGACCCTTTGAATGCAGGGACTGTGAGAAGCGCCGCGGGGATTGTTGccggtatataaataaaagataagaatAAAATCAACCGATCCTTGTAGTTATTTCGTTCCGGGAGTTTTTGTTCCGGATCCAGTAACCCTTTCCCTGCCTTGTCCTGCAGGTGATGATAATTTTGGACGGAAGGTGATCACGTTCAGCTGCTGCCGGCTGCCTCCCGGCCACGAGATCGATCACATCCGACTGCTGGAGTACGTGGCgcttcactcactcactcactcacactcatacactcactcactcatacacactcactcacagatacatacacacactcatacatacacacacactcactcattcacatacacgcactcactcactcacactcatacactcactcactcatacagacactcactcacacatacatacatacacacactcatacatacacacacacacattcattcacatacaCGCACTCATTCACATACACGCACTCACTTACTCATGCACATACACGCACTCACTCACTCATGCACATTTACTCACTGAAATGAATGCCTCACTGGTAACATGGTCCGGTATatgacaatatttatttttatttatccttaGTAGGAAAGAgtaattgtaagttttttactttactgagggggtggtaggtaagtggaacagcctcccagcatttGTAATAGGACAGAAATCaagatctatatatttatttattttttaataaaaaatgtatttttaataaaaatatctagGAGAGTAAAGCTGAtatttgaaagttttttttttggtggatttattatttttgccatTATAACCAACTATAGCTAAGGATATCCcacggacccccccccccggtcagtGTTTATAAGATCCCCGCAGGGTCCCCCAGTAAACGTTTTGTTATTTTCTGCAGATACCTGAAGTACACGCTGGACCGGTACGTGGAGAACGATTACAGCGTCGTCTACTTTCACTACGGCCTGAACAGCAAAAACAAACCGGCGCTGAGCTGGTTACAGAACGCCTACAGAGCCTTCGACCGCAAGTATGGGAACGGGGCGTCCGGGCGAGCCTACGGAGGGCCAAATACCCAGAGAACGGGcactttttgttttaggggtgtggttagaggtgtggtcggggcggggtatttgtgtaactgggcggggcatttagaagaagagtaatggggttttatttaccccgtttaattcaTAATGGACTCTGATcagcctgcccccccccctcgttacGAGATCCCGGCCAAGGAGCCGCTCTCCGTCCTCCTATGATCTTCAGCCGCTTACCAGACGCTCTGATTATTTCCCGAGTCTCTCTAACCCTCTAAACCTCGACATGAAAGAGTTCTGTCTGCGACCCGCTTCCTATCTGGGGGTCTGGGAAATAAATTGGTGAAAAATCCGCTACTAAACTGCAGGAGAAAATCGATTTATACCGAAAGTGTAGCAGATAAGTGGAGCCGCcgcccagtggaagtggtagaggcttataCTATCTTTATTGTGAGGAGGTTTTATCTGCCTCTCTTTAGGTATAAGAAGAATCTGAAGGCTTTGTATGTCGTTCATCCGACCAACTTCATCAAAGTCCTTTGGAACATCTTCAAACCGGTGATCAGGTGAGACGCCGGCGCTCATCAAAATGCCTCCTTTTACCCAAAATACCTTTTGGTTTCTAAATCAAAAAAATTGGAAGTTCTccaatttgtgctttttttaaaaaaaaaatttaaactgaGATTTCTGGACAGAGGCTTGGTCACACCCACTTTCTGGTTAGGTTCCGCCCACTTCTGCCTATTGGAGGTATGTGTGCCAATCAGGCTTGAACCTGCCATCTAGcgcaccgggcaaatgccccgGAGGGCCGCTGGCCAACAGCCCCACCGCACTCGCCTGATCAGCCAGGGTCGGCCAAACTTACGTCATTAGggggctgctggccttaaagcggcAGTGCCACCCATCATCGGGATTCGCTGCTAGACACCGTGGTGAATTTTGGCCCCAGGCCGGCCCATCGCTTACCTCCCCAGCCGCCGGACCCCATTCCAAGCTCACACTCCAGCCCGCATTAACCCCGTGCGCTAAATGTTTATATGAGTTCTCTTATTCTGGCCGTTATCTTATTGTTTTGCCCAAGAGCTAGCACTTTTGTGAACGTTTAGAATTCCGCGTGCGAACGGAGCGCCGCTCTGACAAAGACCCTCGATATtccagcccccctcccccctttgtgatatatttttatattatatgtttctgTTGTATTCAGACACAATGTTTCTCAGTAATGTTTATGAGCGGAATGTTCTGTGATTCTTTATTCCGTTATTTAGTCACAAATTTGGGAAAAAAGTtctttacatgaattatttaagtgacCTCAGAGAGCATCTGAAATTCAACCGCCTCGTCATCCCACAGGAAGTGCTACAGTGAGTATCAAACatcactaatactaataataataataataataatagtaataatagtaataatagtaataataataataataatagtgatatttAATAGGTTTGTATACCTCTGTGGAGGGAGGGGATCCGCCTCACACCTGCAGGAgagaattaaatatattttcttgtatttttcccctaaatactgtttttttgttgtttttttttaacatcccgCTTGTTGTTTAGGCATGATGAAAAACTACGCACGTCACGTAAAGGCAAACCCCCACCTCCTTCCAGATGCCCTCCCCCGCGACCACCACTCCCCACCCAACAGTTTGGAGTCAGCCTGCAATAGTAAGTCGTGTTACTTAATGTTCAAATATTAAAGGGAAAGAATGCGTTCCTACCCCcgacgctgtatacagtaataaccccccagcgctgtatacagtaatataaccccccagtgctgtatacagtaatataacccccagcactgtatacagtaatataacccccagcactgtatacagtaatataacccccagcactgtatacagtaatataacccccagcgctgtatacagtaatataaccccccagcgctgtatacagtaatataaccccccagcgctgtatacagtaatataacccccagcgctgtatacagtaatataaccccccagcgctgtatacagtaatataaccccccagcgctgtatacagtaatataaccccccagcgctgtatacagtaatataacccccagcgctgtatacaataatataacccccagcgctgtatacagtaatataacccccagcactgtatacagtaatataacccccagcgctgtatacagtaatataacccccaagcgctgtatacagtaatataacccccagcgctgtatacagtaatataacccccagcactgtatacagtaatatacaccccagcgctgtatacagtaatataaccccccagcgctgtatacagtaatataaccccccagcgctgtatacagtaatataacccccagcactgtatacagtaatatacaccccagcgctgtatacagtaatataaccccccagcgctgtatacagtaatataacccccagcgctgtatacagtaatataacccccagcgctgtatacagtaatataaccccccagcgctgtatacagtaatataacccccagtgctgtatacagtaatataaccccccagcgctgtatacagtaatataacccccagcgctgtatacagtaatataaccccccagcgctgtatacagtaatataacccccagtgctatatacagtaatataacccccagcgctgtatacagtaatataacccccagcgctgtatacagtaatataacccccagcgctgtatacagtaatataacccccagcgctgtatacagtaatataaccccccagcgctgtatacagtaatataacccccagcgctgtatacagtaatataaccccccagcgctgtatacagtaatatacccccccagtgctgtatacagtaatataaccccccagcactgtatacagtaatataacccccccagcgctgtatacagtaatataacccccagcgctgtatacagtaatataaccccccagcgctgtatacagtaatataaccccccagcactgtatacagtaatataacccccagcgctgtatacagtaatataaccccccagcgctgtatacagtaatataacccccagcgctgtatacagtaatataaccccccagcgctgtatacagtaataacccccagcgctgtatacagtaatataaccccccagcgctgtatacagtaatataaccccccagcgctgtatacagtaatataacccccccagcgctgtatacagtaatataacccccgagcgctgtatacagatcaaacaccgcactgagctgatgctttatggcgatgctaatgaagtccgttcctccatagacttacattagtcagagagtccctCTGGGTAactaagactgagccattctattgtttatatGGAGCATGCATATAGTAGCCGCCGTCACTAGTAATAATTTGCTATTTATAAATGGTCGTAGGATATTAAAAGTCCAGCAGCCTAATCGGAGACTCGTGATTCGCAGCCCTGAGATTTAGTAATTCATCCAATGGAAAAtcaatcg includes the following:
- the ARHGAP8 gene encoding rho GTPase-activating protein 8 isoform X2, whose protein sequence is MEAVDFEQLAEIELQKDEEDLASLGHDEPAAPGPRDPADVSLTHPFYDVARHGIIHVAGDDNFGRKVITFSCCRLPPGHEIDHIRLLEYLKYTLDRYVENDYSVVYFHYGLNSKNKPALSWLQNAYRAFDRKYKKNLKALYVVHPTNFIKVLWNIFKPVISHKFGKKVLYMNYLSDLREHLKFNRLVIPQEVLQHDEKLRTSRKGKPPPPSRCPPPRPPLPTQQFGVSLQYLKNKNSGELIPPVMKQTVSYLKIKGFGTEGLFRRSVNVHIIKDIQKRYDLGKPVDFDDGGDAHVPAVILKTFLRELPEPLLTFASYRPILEITGVESILRVTRCKEVVQSLPDHNYAVLKYLVGFLHALSQDSIRNKMTAANLACVFGVNLIWPPDGVPSISALVPINVFTELLIEFYPKVFSSRTVPGESES